CTGTCATTTAAGAGTGCCCGCACTTTACCATAATGTATTCCGCAAACAACGGATTCGCCTAAATGAAGCGTTCCTTCTTTTATCAGTACTGTTGCGACAGGCCCTCTTCCGGAATCCAGATTGGCTTCAACCACATGGCCTACAGCAAGTTTATTTGGGTTAGCTTTTAATTCAAGAACCTCTGCCTGAAGAAGAATCATTTCAAGCAAATCGTCTATTCCGATATTCTGTTTTGCAGATACTTTAATAAAAGGAGTGGTACCTCCCCATTCTTCCGGCGCAAGATTATGTTCAGCCAATTCACGCTTAACACGATCCGGATCTGCTTCAGGTTTGTCCATTTTGTTTATAGCAACAATTATCGGAACAGCAGCTGCTTTTGCATGATTAATAGCTTCTACGGTTTGCGGTTTTACTCCATCATCGGCTGCTACAACAAGTACAACAATATCCGTTATTTTTGCTCCTCTTGCGCGCATAGCTGTAAAAGCTTCATGGCCGGGAGTATCCAAAAATATTATCTGTCCGTTATCGGTTGAAACATGGTAAGCCCCTATATGCTGAGTGATGCCTCCAGCCTCTGCTTCTGTTATTTTGGTTTTGCGTATTACATCCAAAAGAGAGGTCTTTCCATGATCAACATGGCCCATTATAGTAACTACCGGGGGTTTGCTTACAAGAGCGCTGGGGTCATACTTCTCTTCTTTTAAATAGTTGCTTTCTTCAAAAGATGCACGTTCGACTTCATAACTAAATTCGGCTGCAACCAGTGAAGCAGTATCATAATCTATTGTTTGGTTTACAGTCGCAAGCACACCTAAGCCCATAAGCGTTTTTATCATTTCACTCGACTTTATACCCATTCTTTTTGCAAGATCGGATAATACAATTGCGTCATCAATTTTTATCCGGCGTTTTATAGCTTTTGGTGTAGTTAACTGTGTCTTTTGCCCATGAGAAGCCTTAACCTTAGCTCCTTTTTTTTCTCTACGAATTTTGGGTTCCGGCGAAAAAAGATCTTCTGCTTCAACTATTTCTTTTTTCTTAAAAGGTTTCTTTTTGGTTAATTTTTTGTCCCTGAAATCGGGTTCTTCTTCGCGCTTTTCCCTGCCTTTAACTTTCTTTTTATCAGAAACAGCTTCTTCTTTTTTTGTAACCGCAGCTGTAGAATCAGTTTTCCCCTGAAAATCCGGGGTTATTTCAACCGTCTTTTTGATGTGTCCACCGGTTTTATTCTTATATTCCAAGGGCTTGGCCTGTTTTGAAGCATCCGTTATTTTAGATATTTGTTCCTTTGGCGGTTCCGTTTTAGTCGGAGCAACTTCGTGTGAAAGGGGATGTTCTTGTATTACTTCCTCTTTCTTTTTAACCTCAGGTAATTTAAGGATTTTTGCCGGTTGTTCTTTTTTGGCTTTTTTAAGTACTTTTGCGGGGGGGGCAGTCTTTTTAATCGGCTGTTTTTGGGTCTCGGCAGGGGGCTTAACCTCCGGCTTTTCTTCCGTAGACGGCTTTGTGACTTCTTCGACAGCTTTTTCGATTATGGGTTCGGGCGCCTGCTCTTCCGAATCAACTTTTTCAACAGCCTTCTCTTTTTGCTCTTCAGGTTGCATTTCAGGCTCTATCTCAGATGTTGTTTCAGGTTTCGTTTCTGTCTGCTCCTGAACAACAACTTTTCGCCTTCTGATTATCGTAGGCTTAATGCGGACTTCAGCCACTTCTTCCGACTTTACGTTACTATTTAAGCCGGCTTTAATTTTTTTAACTGTTTCTTCATCCAAAGAACTAACGTGGCTCTTAACGTAGATATCCATATTTCTTATCTTGTCAAGAAGAGCCTGGTTCGTCATATTAAGATCTCTGGCAAGTTCGTATACTCTGATCTTT
The Pseudomonadota bacterium genome window above contains:
- the infB gene encoding translation initiation factor IF-2; the encoded protein is MAKIRVYELARDLNMTNQALLDKIRNMDIYVKSHVSSLDEETVKKIKAGLNSNVKSEEVAEVRIKPTIIRRRKVVVQEQTETKPETTSEIEPEMQPEEQKEKAVEKVDSEEQAPEPIIEKAVEEVTKPSTEEKPEVKPPAETQKQPIKKTAPPAKVLKKAKKEQPAKILKLPEVKKKEEVIQEHPLSHEVAPTKTEPPKEQISKITDASKQAKPLEYKNKTGGHIKKTVEITPDFQGKTDSTAAVTKKEEAVSDKKKVKGREKREEEPDFRDKKLTKKKPFKKKEIVEAEDLFSPEPKIRREKKGAKVKASHGQKTQLTTPKAIKRRIKIDDAIVLSDLAKRMGIKSSEMIKTLMGLGVLATVNQTIDYDTASLVAAEFSYEVERASFEESNYLKEEKYDPSALVSKPPVVTIMGHVDHGKTSLLDVIRKTKITEAEAGGITQHIGAYHVSTDNGQIIFLDTPGHEAFTAMRARGAKITDIVVLVVAADDGVKPQTVEAINHAKAAAVPIIVAINKMDKPEADPDRVKRELAEHNLAPEEWGGTTPFIKVSAKQNIGIDDLLEMILLQAEVLELKANPNKLAVGHVVEANLDSGRGPVATVLIKEGTLHLGESVVCGIHYGKVRALLNDRGMKIDEAGPSIPVEVVGFSGVPMAGDELVALADEKDAKQVSTYRIQKQRSKELAKTSRLNLENLFDRIQEGKIKSLTLIVKADVNGSIEAIRDSLNKLSNDEVKIDIIHSGTGTITESDVSLAAVSNAIILGFNVRPSSKVQMMANEENVDIRYYNIIYNVIKDIKNAIVGLMASTFVEKFLGRAQVREVFHVPKFGTIAGCYVLDGKIERGRQTRLIRDGIVCFEGKNSSLKRFKDDAKEVLTGFECGIGIENYNDIKVDDVIEFYYIEEVKPEFE